A portion of the Catenulispora sp. GP43 genome contains these proteins:
- a CDS encoding LacI family DNA-binding transcriptional regulator produces MSAGDAGSVGGKGPAGGVASPTLETVAAAAGVSRATVSRVVNGGARVSPEVRAAVEAAIADLGYSPNRAARSLVTRRTGSVALVVSEPEARVFSDPMLAGITRAIGQALAETDLQLVLMMVPADSGRRRLTRYLLGGHVDGVMLMSLHGDDPLVKQLSDSPLPVVLMGRPMSPLPIPHVDSDSVDGARQATGHLRALGRTKIATIAGPADMCAGVDRLLGYRQALDGPGIVAHGDFSMASGEAAMTELLRREPDLDGVFAASDLMAAGALRALRASGRRVPDDVALVGYDDLDVAELTEPPLTTVHQPLSDMARAMVASLLKQIAGDRAPESVVLPNSLVVRASA; encoded by the coding sequence GTGAGTGCGGGGGACGCTGGAAGCGTCGGCGGCAAGGGTCCGGCCGGGGGCGTGGCCTCGCCCACCCTGGAGACGGTCGCGGCCGCGGCCGGCGTCTCCCGCGCGACGGTGTCCCGGGTGGTCAACGGCGGCGCGCGGGTCTCCCCGGAGGTCCGCGCCGCCGTCGAGGCGGCGATCGCCGACCTCGGCTACTCCCCGAACCGGGCGGCGCGGTCCCTGGTGACCCGCCGCACCGGCTCGGTGGCCCTGGTGGTCAGCGAGCCGGAGGCGCGGGTGTTCAGCGACCCGATGCTGGCCGGCATCACCCGGGCCATCGGCCAGGCCCTGGCCGAGACCGACCTGCAGCTGGTGCTGATGATGGTCCCGGCCGACTCCGGCCGCCGCCGGCTGACCCGCTACCTGCTCGGCGGGCACGTCGACGGTGTGATGCTGATGTCGCTGCACGGCGACGACCCGCTGGTGAAGCAGCTCTCGGACTCGCCCCTGCCGGTGGTCCTGATGGGCCGGCCGATGAGCCCGCTGCCGATCCCGCACGTGGACTCCGACAGCGTCGACGGCGCCCGCCAGGCCACCGGCCACCTGCGGGCCCTGGGCCGTACGAAGATCGCCACCATCGCCGGCCCCGCGGACATGTGCGCCGGCGTGGACCGGCTGCTGGGCTACCGCCAGGCGCTGGACGGCCCCGGCATCGTCGCGCACGGCGACTTCAGCATGGCCTCCGGCGAGGCCGCGATGACCGAGCTGCTGCGGCGCGAACCGGACCTGGACGGCGTGTTCGCCGCCAGCGACCTGATGGCCGCCGGCGCCCTGCGCGCGCTGCGCGCCTCCGGCCGGCGCGTCCCGGACGACGTGGCGCTGGTCGGCTACGACGACCTGGACGTCGCGGAGCTGACCGAGCCGCCGCTGACCACGGTCCACCAGCCGCTGTCGGACATGGCGCGCGCCATGGTCGCCTCGCTGCTGAAGCAGATCGCCGGCGACCGCGCGCCGGAGTCCGTGGTGCTGCCGAACTCGCTGGTGGTGCGGGCTTCGGCGTGA
- a CDS encoding carbohydrate ABC transporter permease has translation MATVIPTTAPGRPPRRGRRSGVNMAGKQMHGSKLTYVILSVVVLISIFPFYWTILAASTSNTEINKVPPNWLPGGNLFKNFRAALDNVDMGKALLNSLIVSGCVAAGTVLFATLAGFAFAKLRFRFRNVLLGLTIGTMMVPYQLGIVPLFLLMTKLGWSDHLEAVIFPTLVSAFGVFFMRQYLLNALPDELVEAGRVDGASSLRIFISVVLPIARPAMAVLGMLTFMASWNDFFWPIVVLTSDNPTVQVAIDNLGSGYVPDESIIMAGTLLGTLPVLAVFVLLGRQIVGGIMQGAVKG, from the coding sequence ATGGCGACAGTGATACCGACGACCGCCCCAGGGCGGCCGCCGCGCCGCGGCCGCAGGAGCGGCGTGAACATGGCCGGCAAACAGATGCACGGCTCCAAGCTCACCTACGTGATCCTCTCCGTGGTGGTGCTGATCTCGATCTTCCCGTTCTACTGGACGATCCTGGCGGCCTCGACCTCGAACACCGAGATCAACAAGGTCCCGCCGAACTGGTTGCCCGGCGGCAACCTGTTCAAGAACTTCCGCGCCGCCCTGGACAACGTGGACATGGGCAAGGCGCTGCTGAACTCGCTGATCGTCTCCGGCTGCGTGGCCGCCGGCACCGTGCTGTTCGCGACGCTGGCCGGGTTCGCCTTCGCCAAGCTGCGCTTCCGGTTCCGCAACGTGCTGCTGGGCCTGACCATCGGCACCATGATGGTGCCCTACCAGCTGGGCATCGTGCCGCTGTTCCTGCTGATGACCAAGCTGGGCTGGAGCGACCACCTGGAAGCGGTGATCTTCCCGACCCTGGTCAGCGCGTTCGGCGTGTTCTTCATGCGGCAGTACCTGCTCAACGCGCTGCCGGACGAGCTGGTCGAGGCCGGCCGGGTGGACGGCGCCTCCAGCCTGCGCATCTTCATCTCGGTGGTGCTGCCGATCGCCCGGCCCGCGATGGCGGTGCTCGGGATGCTGACCTTCATGGCCAGCTGGAACGACTTCTTCTGGCCGATCGTGGTGCTGACCAGCGACAACCCCACGGTCCAGGTGGCCATCGACAACCTCGGCTCGGGCTACGTGCCGGACGAGTCGATCATCATGGCCGGCACCCTGCTCGGGACACTCCCGGTGCTCGCGGTGTTCGTCCTCCTCGGCCGGCAGATCGTCGGCGGGATCATGCAAGGAGCTGTCAAGGGATGA
- a CDS encoding GH1 family beta-glucosidase — protein MSDGVFPESFLWGAATAAYQIEGGAAEGGRGPSIWDTFSHTPGRVLAGDTGDVAADHYHRFREDVALIGKLGLGAYRFSTAWPRVQPGGRGPANAEGLAFYDALVDELLGAGIEPVLTLYHWDLPQELEDAGGWGARDTSYRFAEYAAIVAERFGDRVKQWTTLNEPFCSSFLGYASGVHAPGRHEPEVALRAAHHLLLGHGLALRALRESLPEHAQVSITLNATEFRALTDSPEDRDAQRRVDAIQNRVFLDPLFRGAYPEDLIRDTAAVTDWSFVEPGDLELISAPIDQLGINFYNPSLVAAPLPPGVETGPGDDGHGASEFSPWVGSEDAVRFARQDGERTAMGWVVDPSGLYDLLLRVNTEYGPIPMAVTENGAAFEDAVGPDGEVDDPRRIAYLQAHIAAVRDALAAGVDMRGYFVWSLLDNFEWSYGYSKRFGIVRVDFATGKRVVKASGHWYRRIVEGNGSGL, from the coding sequence ATGAGCGACGGGGTGTTTCCAGAGAGCTTCCTGTGGGGCGCGGCCACGGCGGCGTACCAGATCGAGGGCGGTGCCGCCGAGGGCGGCCGGGGCCCGTCGATCTGGGACACGTTCAGCCACACCCCCGGCCGGGTCCTGGCCGGGGACACCGGCGACGTGGCCGCCGACCACTACCACCGGTTCCGCGAGGACGTCGCCCTGATCGGCAAGCTGGGCCTGGGCGCCTACCGGTTCTCCACGGCCTGGCCGCGGGTGCAGCCCGGCGGGCGCGGCCCGGCCAACGCCGAAGGGCTCGCGTTCTACGACGCGCTGGTCGACGAGCTGCTCGGGGCCGGCATCGAGCCGGTGCTGACGCTGTACCACTGGGACCTTCCGCAGGAGTTGGAGGACGCTGGCGGGTGGGGAGCCCGCGACACCTCCTACCGCTTCGCCGAGTACGCGGCGATCGTGGCCGAGCGCTTCGGTGACCGGGTCAAGCAGTGGACGACGTTGAACGAGCCGTTCTGCTCCTCCTTCCTGGGCTACGCCTCCGGGGTGCACGCCCCCGGCCGGCACGAGCCCGAAGTGGCGCTGCGGGCGGCGCACCACCTGCTGCTCGGGCACGGTCTGGCGCTGCGCGCGCTGCGTGAGAGCCTGCCGGAGCACGCGCAGGTCTCGATCACGCTGAACGCCACCGAGTTCCGCGCCCTGACCGACTCGCCCGAGGACCGCGACGCGCAGCGGCGGGTGGACGCCATCCAGAACCGGGTCTTCCTGGACCCGCTGTTCCGCGGCGCCTATCCCGAGGACCTGATCCGCGACACCGCCGCGGTCACCGACTGGTCCTTCGTCGAACCCGGGGACCTGGAGCTGATCAGCGCGCCGATCGACCAGCTGGGGATCAACTTCTACAACCCCTCCCTGGTCGCCGCGCCGCTGCCGCCCGGCGTCGAGACCGGACCGGGCGACGACGGCCACGGCGCCTCGGAGTTCTCCCCGTGGGTGGGCAGCGAGGACGCGGTGCGGTTCGCCCGGCAGGACGGCGAGCGGACCGCGATGGGCTGGGTCGTCGACCCCTCCGGGCTGTACGACCTGCTGCTGCGGGTGAACACCGAGTACGGCCCGATCCCGATGGCGGTGACCGAGAACGGCGCCGCGTTCGAGGACGCCGTCGGGCCGGACGGGGAGGTGGACGACCCGCGCCGGATCGCCTACCTGCAGGCCCACATCGCGGCGGTGCGCGACGCGCTGGCGGCCGGCGTGGACATGCGCGGGTACTTCGTGTGGTCGCTGCTGGATAATTTCGAGTGGAGCTACGGATACTCCAAGCGGTTCGGCATCGTACGTGTCGACTTCGCGACCGGGAAGCGCGTCGTGAAGGCCAGTGGACATTGGTATCGCCGGATCGTCGAGGGCAACGGGAGCGGTTTGTGA
- a CDS encoding carbohydrate ABC transporter permease, producing MAVATTESPLEKALPPPGGSSWRSRRARWDLKFSPYAFVSPFFVLFAAFGLYPLIWTAWTSLHKVELENPDQSSWVGLKNYTDLLTDHNFWNAFRNTFQMGVLSTVPQLLMALGLAHLLNYKLRGRTFWRVAVLSPFATSVAAATLVFAQLFGRDYGFINWVLHFFGIHNIDFQNGTWSAQIAISVIVTWRWTGYNALIYLAAMQAIPGELYESAAMDGANRWQQFRHVTIPGLRPTIVFTIVVSTIGASQLFGEPLLFSGGGSNPEMGGVNRQFQTLSMYFYERGFTDQHLGRAAAIAWAMFLMIVLFVLINTLLARRTRSAK from the coding sequence ATGGCCGTGGCGACCACAGAATCCCCGCTCGAGAAGGCTCTCCCCCCGCCGGGGGGCAGCTCCTGGCGCAGCAGGCGGGCCCGTTGGGACCTGAAGTTCTCCCCGTACGCGTTCGTCTCCCCGTTCTTCGTCCTGTTCGCGGCCTTCGGCCTGTACCCGCTGATCTGGACCGCCTGGACCTCGCTGCACAAGGTCGAGCTGGAGAACCCGGACCAGTCCAGCTGGGTGGGCCTGAAGAACTACACGGACCTGCTCACCGACCACAACTTCTGGAACGCCTTCCGCAACACGTTCCAGATGGGCGTGCTCTCCACGGTCCCGCAGCTGCTGATGGCCCTGGGCCTGGCGCACCTGCTGAACTACAAGCTGCGCGGCCGCACCTTCTGGCGGGTGGCGGTGCTCTCGCCGTTCGCCACCTCGGTGGCCGCCGCGACCCTGGTCTTCGCGCAGCTGTTCGGCCGCGACTACGGCTTCATCAACTGGGTGCTGCACTTCTTCGGCATCCACAACATCGACTTCCAGAACGGCACCTGGTCGGCGCAGATCGCCATCTCGGTGATCGTCACCTGGCGCTGGACCGGCTACAACGCGCTGATCTACCTGGCCGCGATGCAGGCCATCCCCGGGGAGCTGTACGAGAGCGCGGCCATGGACGGCGCCAACCGCTGGCAGCAGTTCCGGCACGTCACCATCCCGGGCCTGCGCCCGACGATCGTGTTCACCATCGTGGTCTCCACCATCGGCGCCAGCCAGCTGTTCGGCGAGCCGCTGCTGTTCAGCGGCGGCGGCTCCAACCCGGAGATGGGCGGCGTGAACCGCCAGTTCCAGACCCTGTCCATGTACTTCTACGAACGCGGGTTCACCGACCAGCACCTGGGACGGGCCGCCGCGATCGCCTGGGCGATGTTCCTGATGATCGTGCTGTTCGTCCTGATCAACACCCTGCTGGCCCGCCGTACGCGGTCGGCGAAGTAA